The Kogia breviceps isolate mKogBre1 chromosome 2, mKogBre1 haplotype 1, whole genome shotgun sequence genome segment TGAAGCAACCAATTTATACAAGATGACTATGAATTATAAAAgctgaaaattttctaaaataggtGGAAGTTTTGTTTTAGCTTATATGTCAAGAACGATTTTGTGTGAATCAGAGTACTAACATAGAAGTGTGGGATTCCCATTCAGTTTGAATTAGATACCTTCTAGTGATGGTTTTGAAAAATCCATACGAGACTTGACTGTAGTTCTGGCTTTGACAGTAATTAACAGAGTGAGCTTGAAATAGGTACTTACCCATCTGAgtattagtttcttttttctaaattgcGGGAGTTGGATATGAGGATCACTAATGTCCCTAAACATTTTTGGATGCGAGTGTTACCGTAAACTCAAAATTGGTCCTATGATGGGCTAGTTAGTATCTggtgtgtctgtttttaaagtaaatcttaatattttttcaaggAATTCTAGAAATCTGTTTAAGTGCAAGAAATTAAAATCAATTGGTTTTTCACAGATTGCTATAGGTAAGTAGGTGGCTGAGTATAGAATTTATTAAACAAGTaccattactttttttaaatatgcattttcaagtatatttgaatgaaaatatattgtAATTTTCTACCTTTCTAACCCCTTTTGGGCATGCGCATATACACGCAGTGTgcccacacacacatgcagatgtATGCTTTTTTGCTATTCTCATACATATAAGATTTGGGACAAATGCAACAATGTCAGCCTCTTAATTCCCAAAGTGAGTTCTGTTGGAATTCTGTGGAGTGAAAACTGTTAGCATTACTCTATTGTggaaatatatattcaatattcttTTGGAGAAGAAGTTGAATTTCACCCAGTTAATAGCCGAACTTTACTCTGTTGCAGCTCTGGATCCTGAAGAAAAATCTGTAGGTAGAATTGTTACTCTTACCTCTTTTTTGGATGAAGAAATTTCATATTGTGTGAAGAAATTTCATATAGTGCGATACTGTGCTTGGTTGCCTATTCAATatgataaacattttattatcAGTTACCATATAGGAAAGCGTTGTCAATATTGAAGTGCCTGTTCTTCTATAACCTTGACGTTTCATTTAACAACAGTGGTATAATATAGCTAACAGTGGTATAATATAGCTAACCTAAATATTTATACgtattaacccatttaatcctcataacaacccacATGGGTGAGGTATGACAGCTATGGACTGAGACACAAGTAAATGAAGCCTGCCCAATACCTCACAGGAAGAAAGGGTGAGGCCAGGATTCCAGTTCAGGCATTCTGGCTCTAAAGTCTGAATGCATAACCACAACACTGCTTCTCCAAATCCTTTAATATTACTATTACTTTAATCAACTTAGATGATGCAAAAGTTAAAGGATCTAAAGGCCTCATGATCCTTAGTCTTTCCAGTGTCCTTGGTGAAGCTGAAAGCTTCACGCTGGACATTTTCTCATGGTCAAGATGACCAGAAAATCGGGTGTCTCATCCCcttgaatatatattaaaatccaGTTGATACTGATCAGTAGAGTTGTTGTTATATACATCTTTGAGCAAAATTATGTCTTAGTGACGTTGAAACATTACCTCAAGATCAGTTGCATTTATTTTCATGCAGAATATTCATAGCCTGCACTGATCATCCCAGTGCTTAGTCTGCATTTACTGCAGTTAAGCTAATTACAAcagcattgtatatatgtgctctCATGAAGAAGAATAATGGCTCACCTGTGCTGCTGCTGGGCTTAGCTTGCTGGGATCATAGCGTCATCTTGTTCTGGAGTCCAGCCTGCAATTAAAAATTGCAACTTTTAATTCTTCAGGTCCCCCAATTTTTGCATTCTCTTCGGTCCTTTCATCCCTGCTTACTTTGGCaaattctttttgaatttatctttaaaatttcttttttaatcaaatgCAGCTAATCATAGTCAACACTCACTACATTCTATCTCAAAACCTCTTTGCACAAAGCTCTcgttagaaatattttctcccagtttattCCAGCAAATATTTTGCTACCACATGGCTTGGGCCACCATTTTTATTGCATCCTGCAACAGTTTCCTCACTGCCTGGCTTGGAAGCCAGTGTCACACATTTTAGGTTTCGTTATAGCAGCACTTCAGCATCTCGCTGCCACTTTCTGCAATACACAGCCATCAGTAACAAATAAACCTGTTATCTCAGCAGCTAACGATAGCAAACACTTGTCTGTTGCTTTCACTTCATGACTGTTGGGCTTGGCTTGGTTCAGTTCAACATTTTTTCTCATTCCAGAACCTAGGTTGAAGGAATAGCAAAACTTTGGGATATACTATTCACATAATAGAGGGCCTTAGCAAGAGGACAGGCCGTTCAGGCGGCCTCATTTAAGATGCTCACATTTCACTGGGCAGAGCAAGTCAATTGATTAAGCCCAAAGGGGGTAGGGAAAGTAATCTCCACCCACAGGGAAGCCTGCCATGGGAGGGGAGCAAATAAATGCAGctgtgtatacacacatttaATCTGCCTTGCCCAGGATAGAACATTGAAAATTTGAcctaaaataatgtattttctctttatttgtttattttgaaccATTTAGGGTCAGGTATAAATGGCGATTCAAAGGACATAACTGCCTACCACACAGTGTTTCTTTCAGCCATATTAGGAGGAACAATAGTCATTGTCATTGGATTTTTTGCTGTACTTCTTTGTTATTGCAGGTAAGAACAATATTAATGTGTATGAAGACAGAAACTATCAgattatagtatcatgtcagttCTGTGTATTACAATGATTGTAGAAATCAATGGTTTGATCTTTAAACTAtgtagattaaaataaaaatggatatatTCTTAGAGTAGCATTgcatatataataaacatattatgagatgattttttaaaatgaaatcttccagataagttttaaacatttttttgcctTCTCTTCTACTCTAGGGATAAGTGTGGTACTCcgcagaaaagagaaagaaatatcacTAAGCTTGAGGTCCTCAAGAGAGACCAGACAACTTCAACAACTCACATAAATCACATCAGTTCAGTCAAAGCTGCATTAAAAACCGAGGACAAGTCACAGTTATTCAGTGCCAAAAGCTCCTCGTACAACCCTCAGAAAAAGGAACCATCAAAGGTCGAAGCAGAAGAAAGAGTTTCCATGGTAAAAACTCGGgacaatttaaaaatctacaatgaAGATGTTTCATTTCTGTCAGTCAATCAAAATAATTACTCAAGAAACCCAGCTCAGTCTTTGGAGCCCAATGTAGGGTCCAAACAACCTAAACATATTAACAACAATATATCTTCATCTCTAGGTGACGCTCAAGAGGAAAAGAGGTATCTCACAGGTAATGAAGATGTGTATGGGCATTCTCACATTCCAGAACAGCTTATGCACATCTACAGCCAGCCCATTGCCATCCTTCAAACATCTGACCTCTTCTCCACTCCAGAGCAGTTACATACTGCTAAGTCAGCTACTTTGCCAAGAAAGGGACAGTTAGTCTATGGCCAATTGATGGAACCAGTAAATAGAGAGAACTTTACACAGACATTGCCCAAAATGCCAATGCATTCTCATGTACAGCCTCCAGATGCCAGGGAAGAGAATATCCCACTCGAAGGTCAACAGAGCTTGCCATCCCAAACTTCAGATTGGAGCCGGTATTCAAACAGCCTACTAGAATCCGTTTCTGTTCCTGGAACACTAAATGAAGCTGTTGTAATGACTCCCTTCTCATCAGAGCTTCAAGGAATTTCAGAACAGACCCTCCTAGAACTGTCCAAAGGAAAGCCCTCCCCCCATCCCAGAGCCTGGTTTGTGTCTCTTGATGGAAAGCCAGTCGCACAAGTGAGGCACTCCTTCATAGACCTGAAAAAGGGCAAGAGAGCCCAGAGCAATGACACGAGTCTGGACTCTGGGGTGGACATGAATGAGCACCACTCAAGTAGAAAACTGGAGCGGGAAAAAACATTCATCAAAAGTATGCATCAGCCTAAGATCCTTTACttagaagatttagacctgagcAGTAGTGAGAGTGGAACCACTGTCTGTTCCCCCGAGGACCCAGCTTTAAGGCACTTCCTAGATGGAGGGAGTGGAGCTATCATGGAGCACCCTGGGGAAGAGTCCCCAGGAAGAAAAAGCACCATTGAAGATTTTGAAGCCAATATATCCCCCACTAAAAGAAGGGGAAGACCACCACTAGTCAAAAAAGATAGCAAGACTAGTATCTGGAAGAAGCGAGAGGAACGCCCACTGATTCCCATCAATTAACACCAAGAGTGGTTGTGTCTCTGCTGTCTCGTGCTGTTTATTCTTGCTCGTTGTTGTAAACTGCCACATGAACTTCTGCAGAAGTTGAGACTGAGCAATCTCATGGTCCCTGGACATGTCTCAAGCAGAGTAAAGAGTAAAATGGTAATTCAGTAGTGAGAGAAAGATACCAAGGAATGCTTTTTCTGGCCTattcttttcatttacttttggGTGGTGAATTTGAAGTATCCAAGCAttcagaatgtaaaatagctTCAAGATGTTAGTTATCCAAAAATGTTGCTCAGTCAGCAAGTTGAGTCCTGACTCTGAAGAATAACAGTGAAAAGTGTACTCCTAAAGTTGCTTCCAAAAATGTTGCTTCTGCTTTGATGACTACCCCTGTGAAatgtttagaaatgaaaatgtattcttCAGGCATCATATTCTTGTGAAATGTTACTATTATGTTCTCCACTGCCTATACTTGAAAATAACTTGATAAATATTCTGGATTAATGTTATTCTAGAGTTCAAAGGCCaaacctccttttctttctttcttaaacagCATGTGTATTGTTATCAACCCAAAAGTAAATTCCATACTCACATAAGATGGGCAAGAAGCTACTTGGTTGTTAGAGAGGGAAATGCCAGCTCTTGGGTTGTTTTTGGATACAACGTCACAGAATAACAAGGTGTTAGTTTATTTCGAAATCTGAGAAATGAATGCCCTGAtactgaatttttctttaaaaatttcttaccCCCTTCCCCATCACCAAAagtgaagtgagcttagctgttaAGGAAAACTTTTTAccaatctaaaacaaaaaaacccaaacattcctccccctccccaatttTTAGTTTAAGACTCACTGATACGTGTAGGCTAAAATCAGTTTTAAGATatttcttctatttaaaaaaattcactcacTTAAACACTAttaaacttgattttaaaaatcaatgaattgaAAGTTTCTTATAAACactcaaaattaaaatatgtggAGCTAAAGGAAGTAcatatttcaatattttctgaaatgtcaagcagaaaaaaaaaagccatttcccTGAGACTCAAAAATACCTTCATGATACTAGGTGTATATCCAGatctttttttcagttgacattcataaaaaatgtttgggaaaaacagtttcaatttcatgggaaaagtaaaagatttttcttaaatcacttaaatgttttaagttatataaatataacattttttccAAGTTTGGAAGTcatatattcatattcttttcatcATAGCAAAGAATTCAGTGTGAACACATTCAACAGCTGTTTTTAATTATGTGTTTTCAACTCCGAATTATCATTCATATGTCCTAAAAATGAAGCTCTTTGTTAATTAAAATCAGCTCAtcccatttttcttaatttccataaAGACAGATGTCTGAAgcagcttcccctttcccctggGGGAAAGTGAAACTAAATTGCTTTATTTCTCATGCCCTACTAATTAACTTGGAAGCAACAGAGACTCAAGGCACATAAACAAGTTGAAAGAACTAAAATTAGCCACATTAGCTTCAGTCAAATTATATAGATATACAACAAAAGACAACAGCTTTTTCCCCCAAGACAGTAGACTTGAGCCAGTTTTTTCCTACAACCATTTCTGAAGCATCTAACCTGTCAGATAACACCACCTTCCTGTATTAACCCAAAGAATTTAAGACCTAGGCAAAAGTTTGCTATATTCTACCCCAATCTATGATAGAGATAAATGTTTTGGATAATacatagatttaatttttttttcggGGGGGGGAGTGATAAGGTCCAAAATTAGAAGTGGCTTCTTATTGGTTTACACAGAAAGATGTAGTAAAAGCAGcataaatgaaaatgatttgGAAAAGGTTAAGGAGTTAGTGCTCTGCTGAAGTGCCTTTGATATAGACTTGCTTTATTAGAAGGATATGATAACATCTTTATtaaatgtgtgttttctttctgttagCCAAATTAAACAGATGTgcagtttttattaattaaaaatatagacCTCGTGTTTCACGTTGGAACATGAATTTTGCATGCCAGTGACATCTCTTTGtgtgtttaattcttttttgaatCCAGTTTATATTGATACATTGTTTATGTTGGAATGACGTTAGAAACTATATAGTAATATATTGCACTTCaatattttaagtgtatattttCCCCacccttaaaaatgtttaatctcTTATCTTGGTAATGGAATACACACATTGATATAAGGGTATACCATTCAGGTATGCCACTTACTCATTCTTGTgtaaaggaaatgagaagatgTATCCCCAAGGGCTTTTCTAGAAATACTTTTTTTGGTTTCagaataaaatcttattttttatacaCTGCACATTCTGTTCTCAATTGGGAAGTATAGACAGTTTATCTTTTCTAATGATCCAAAATGTGTAACTTCTCATTTGTGAGTAGTTCACAAATTTCCTGTTAAATAGCTGAAGCCATCTACTTTTTCTTAACCCAAGTGATAAAAAATCCTGCAATATTCAcaactttcttaaaatttttaaattgaaaaccaACAGTTTTTTGCAAATGAAAACCTTGAGAATTTTGGTCACATATTGTTAACATTTGTGGATCCTTTATATATACTTTGGATATATCTTAAAGGCAAAATTATCCCTTAATTAACTAATGGGTTCATTTACTAAAGCACAGCTATATGTATTTTTGAATACATATTATGATCTTGAATTTATAAAATccatttttatgacatttatgCAGTTGTATAGGGATAACGCCCTTTTATAATACACAGTATACCACGAAGGTCACAAATATTGAGGAATAAAAGCACTTCTTTGCTTTGGCAGTCATTTTCAGATCACTTTCTATGTGTTTGAATCCTCTGGTATCAATACATAGTATAGAGTTTTAGGGATCTGTGGGTCAAATTGTGTCCCTCAAAACTTCCCAGGAATGTGAAGCTCAAAGTTACATATTCATTTATAGGGAATGAAGTACTCATTTCTCCATGTACTAGAGTTGTAAAGAATTTGACTATGTTAATTTCCATCTCGGACCTAGAGTTGACATTTTGCTCTCTTGTTTCCAAGTGTTTCTATCTTTTGTATTCTTTCATCAGAGGAATCTCACATTTCAGTGTACTTAGTGCCATTACTAGGATATCTACTGCTGAAAACTGTTAACAATCTGAAGATttgaaaaaatgttaaacatagttcagtaaagataataaaataaatctaaaaatgtaCTTGatgcattgttttattttgggTAAACATGAAACATTCCTCCCTCAACTGTTGTTTAATCTAGCggatattcaattattttttctttattacactCCCTatagtaaaataaacatatttgaaTACCCTTTGTTTATATAATGAACTTgatttctctttgtatttcactTTTTCCAAGGTTCACATTTTTACTACTAAAGCTGAGTATAGACATCATTTTTCCATTGCATGAGAATACTTTTCAAGATAATCTGATATTTAGGTAGTTGCAGTTTTATATTCTAAAGGAGAAATGATACAATACACCC includes the following:
- the FAM171B gene encoding protein FAM171B; protein product: MARLSRRVPCTLLLGLAAVLLKAKLVPAAARAELSRSDLSLIQQQQQQRQREEAEEERPEVPGASSTVTAPVSVFMLKVQVNDIISRQYLSQAVVEVFVNYTKTNSTVTRNNGAVLIRVPYKLGLSLTIIAYKDGYVLTPLPWKTGRMPIYSSVTLSLFPQSQANIWLFEDTVLITGKLADAKSQPSVQFSKALIRLPNSHHISNVTGYLTVLQQFLKVDNFLYTTGITLNKSGFEGNELTPLAAICVKIYSGGKELKVDGSIQISLPLLRTNGISAGDHIPAWTFDMNTGAWVNHGRGMVKEYNNHLIWTYEAPHLGYWIAAPLPGTRGSGINGDSKDITAYHTVFLSAILGGTIVIVIGFFAVLLCYCRDKCGTPQKRERNITKLEVLKRDQTTSTTHINHISSVKAALKTEDKSQLFSAKSSSYNPQKKEPSKVEAEERVSMVKTRDNLKIYNEDVSFLSVNQNNYSRNPAQSLEPNVGSKQPKHINNNISSSLGDAQEEKRYLTGNEDVYGHSHIPEQLMHIYSQPIAILQTSDLFSTPEQLHTAKSATLPRKGQLVYGQLMEPVNRENFTQTLPKMPMHSHVQPPDAREENIPLEGQQSLPSQTSDWSRYSNSLLESVSVPGTLNEAVVMTPFSSELQGISEQTLLELSKGKPSPHPRAWFVSLDGKPVAQVRHSFIDLKKGKRAQSNDTSLDSGVDMNEHHSSRKLEREKTFIKSMHQPKILYLEDLDLSSSESGTTVCSPEDPALRHFLDGGSGAIMEHPGEESPGRKSTIEDFEANISPTKRRGRPPLVKKDSKTSIWKKREERPLIPIN